The Glycine soja cultivar W05 chromosome 6, ASM419377v2, whole genome shotgun sequence genome has a window encoding:
- the LOC114416548 gene encoding gibberellin-regulated protein 6-like, whose product MAMAKLVCVLLLAFLGISMITTQVMATDSAYHLDGRSYGPGSLKTSQCPSECTRRCSQTQYHKPCMFFCQECCKVCLCVPPGYYGNKSVCPCYNNWKNKRGGPKCP is encoded by the exons ATGGCCATGGCTAAGCTTGTATGTGTTCTGCTTCTGGCATTCCTTGGCATTTCCATGATCACAACTCAA GTTATGGCAACAGATTCTGCCTATCACTTGGATGGA AGGAGTTATGGACCTGGGAGTCTAAAGACCTCAC AGTGCCCTTCTGAATGCACAAGAAGATGTAGCCAGACACAGTACCACAAGCCGTGCATGTTTTTCTGCCAAGAATGCTGCAAAGTGTGCCTTTGTGTTCCTCCTGGCTACTATGGCAACAAGTCTGTGTGCCCCTGCTACAACAACTGGAAGAACAAGCGTGGAGGACCCAAATGcccttga